A section of the Leptotrichia sp. HSP-342 genome encodes:
- a CDS encoding PTS sugar transporter subunit IIA translates to MGLFDLFKKGNKGEEVKQEFDGKVIAPISGNLLPLSEVPDEVFAKKMVGDGVAIEPNASGVMLAPASGRIEKIFDTNHAFSIVTPAGIEIFVHFGMDTVQLEGKGFERIAEEGAVVKVGDPLIKYDYDFLKANAKSIITPVIISNYESYSALNPVESGAAVAGETTVLNVEK, encoded by the coding sequence ATGGGATTATTTGATTTATTCAAAAAAGGTAATAAAGGTGAAGAAGTTAAACAGGAATTTGATGGGAAAGTAATAGCTCCTATTTCAGGAAACTTATTGCCTTTATCAGAAGTACCTGATGAGGTTTTTGCTAAGAAAATGGTGGGAGACGGAGTTGCCATAGAGCCAAATGCATCAGGCGTAATGTTGGCACCAGCTTCTGGAAGAATAGAAAAAATCTTCGATACTAACCATGCTTTCAGTATTGTAACACCTGCTGGAATTGAAATTTTTGTTCATTTTGGAATGGATACAGTTCAACTGGAAGGAAAAGGATTTGAAAGAATCGCTGAAGAGGGAGCAGTAGTAAAAGTAGGAGATCCGTTAATTAAATATGATTATGATTTCTTAAAAGCAAATGCAAAATCAATTATTACACCAGTAATTATTTCAAATTATGAAAGCTACAGTGCATTAAATCCAGTTGAATCAGGAGCAGCAGTAGCTGGAGAAACAACAGTTTTAAATGTTGAGAAATAG
- a CDS encoding helix-turn-helix domain-containing protein: MINNIKRIKKIKEENYQKIFGIKKNTFDKILKLLNEVYRIEHLRGGHPPKLSVFDRIVIMLLYYHNYRTMENIAFEYGVAKSTICECVKWAENIRIKSEEFSLPKNRELVRDTEIEVVLVMRD, from the coding sequence ATGATAAATAATATTAAAAGAATAAAAAAAATTAAAGAAGAAAACTATCAGAAAATTTTTGGCATTAAAAAAAATACTTTTGATAAAATATTGAAACTTTTGAACGAGGTATACAGAATTGAGCACTTAAGAGGCGGACATCCGCCAAAACTGTCTGTTTTTGACAGGATTGTAATTATGCTTTTGTATTATCATAACTATAGAACTATGGAAAACATTGCCTTTGAATACGGCGTTGCAAAAAGCACTATCTGTGAGTGTGTTAAATGGGCTGAGAACATACGGATAAAAAGCGAAGAATTTTCATTGCCTAAAAATAGGGAGCTTGTCAGAGACACTGAGATAGAAGTTGTACTGGTAATGCGAGATTGA
- a CDS encoding transposase family protein — protein MSENNQNLKELLIYITQIEDKRQASKIKHKLSDIVVITLFGILANVEYREEIEEFGKLYLKALKRYLELSNGVPSHDTIQRVMAIIEPEVTEVLLTKWMELKISGEDKKIRKRE, from the coding sequence ATGTCGGAAAATAACCAAAATTTAAAAGAATTGTTAATATATATTACTCAAATAGAGGACAAGCGACAGGCTTCAAAAATAAAACACAAGTTAAGTGACATTGTTGTGATTACTCTTTTTGGTATACTTGCGAATGTTGAATATCGGGAAGAAATTGAGGAATTTGGGAAACTGTATCTCAAAGCATTAAAAAGATACTTGGAGCTGTCAAACGGAGTTCCTTCACATGATACTATTCAAAGAGTCATGGCTATAATAGAGCCTGAAGTTACAGAAGTTCTTTTGACAAAATGGATGGAGTTAAAAATTTCCGGGGAAGATAAAAAAATAAGGAAAAGGGAATGA
- a CDS encoding ISAs1 family transposase: MSVKECIVTIDAIGTQKEIIKKLGKKKGYFCLQVKGNQKTLKEDIEDYFADKEFREKLKEEGMYSRKTEKQRGLLETREYYYTEETEWLIKRNKEWKEVKGIGASF, encoded by the coding sequence ATCTCAGTAAAGGAATGTATAGTTACAATAGATGCGATAGGAACCCAGAAAGAAATCATAAAAAAGCTAGGAAAGAAGAAGGGCTATTTCTGTCTCCAGGTAAAAGGGAACCAGAAGACTTTAAAAGAAGATATAGAAGATTACTTTGCTGACAAGGAATTCAGAGAAAAATTAAAGGAGGAAGGAATGTACAGCAGGAAAACAGAAAAGCAAAGGGGTCTACTGGAAACTAGGGAATATTACTATACTGAAGAAACAGAATGGCTTATTAAAAGAAATAAGGAATGGAAGGAAGTAAAAGGGATAGGTGCATCATTTTAA
- the recA gene encoding recombinase RecA — translation MARKKAEEKEKDDKGLSEKEKMLDLALKQIQKDYGDGAVMKLGENQKMNIRAISTGSLNLDIALGIGGVPRGRIVEIYGAESSGKTTLALHIIAEAQKAGGTVAFIDAEHALDPVYAKALGVNIDELLISQPDTGEQALEISDMLVRSGAMDVIVVDSVAALVPKAEIEGEMGDQQMGLQARLMSKALRKLTGSISKSDTVMIFINQIREKIGGFSFVPGVQTTTSGGRALKFFSTVRLEVKRVGSVKQGDDVIGSEVVVKVTKNKVAPPFKEAKFNVMYGTGISKIGEVLDAAINLGIASKSGAWFSYGDERLGQGRVNVENMLKENKEVYGRLEKQVLDAIRPKQETEQLKIVETVESENTENKEAETDEN, via the coding sequence ATGGCTAGAAAAAAAGCTGAAGAAAAAGAAAAAGACGATAAAGGGTTAAGCGAAAAGGAGAAAATGCTTGACTTGGCACTAAAGCAGATTCAGAAGGATTATGGTGACGGTGCTGTAATGAAACTTGGTGAAAATCAGAAAATGAATATAAGGGCTATTTCTACAGGAAGTTTGAATTTGGATATAGCGCTTGGAATTGGTGGGGTGCCAAGAGGAAGAATTGTTGAGATTTATGGAGCGGAATCTTCAGGGAAAACAACGCTTGCACTTCATATTATTGCGGAAGCTCAGAAGGCTGGAGGAACTGTGGCATTTATTGATGCGGAACATGCTTTAGATCCAGTTTATGCAAAGGCTCTTGGAGTAAATATTGATGAACTTTTAATTTCGCAGCCTGATACAGGGGAGCAGGCACTTGAAATTTCAGATATGCTTGTAAGAAGTGGAGCAATGGATGTAATTGTTGTCGATTCAGTTGCGGCGCTTGTTCCAAAAGCTGAAATCGAAGGAGAAATGGGCGATCAGCAAATGGGACTTCAGGCAAGGCTTATGTCAAAAGCACTTAGAAAATTGACAGGAAGTATTTCAAAATCTGATACAGTTATGATTTTTATTAATCAAATAAGGGAAAAAATTGGTGGATTTTCATTTGTTCCGGGAGTGCAGACAACTACTTCAGGAGGACGTGCTTTAAAATTCTTTTCAACTGTGAGGCTGGAAGTAAAAAGAGTAGGTTCTGTTAAGCAGGGAGATGACGTTATTGGAAGTGAAGTTGTAGTAAAAGTTACGAAAAATAAAGTTGCACCGCCATTTAAAGAAGCTAAATTTAATGTTATGTATGGAACAGGAATTTCTAAAATTGGGGAAGTACTTGATGCAGCGATTAATCTTGGAATTGCTTCAAAAAGTGGAGCATGGTTCAGTTACGGCGATGAACGTCTAGGACAGGGACGTGTAAATGTTGAAAATATGCTAAAGGAAAACAAGGAAGTATATGGAAGACTTGAAAAGCAAGTGCTTGATGCTATTCGTCCAAAACAGGAAACAGAGCAGTTAAAAATAGTAGAAACTGTTGAATCTGAAAATACTGAAAATAAAGAAGCAGAAACAGATGAAAATTAA
- a CDS encoding regulatory protein RecX produces the protein MKINKIYRNKIYLDTEEIIDISPLIRQKYDLKVNDNIERFYDEISYESSLEKGIFLISLKDRTKKEIRLKLEEKFRNKSAILQAIEKLEELGYLNDLNYAISYIEGRTYGKNRISYNLFQKGIDKVTVEKAYLILDEEKEDNVDDTKLEKLIEKNSKKININNKREEKKVKEEQKLIQYLARQGFSLDKIFKKLKEYKENYE, from the coding sequence ATGAAAATTAATAAAATTTATCGTAATAAGATATATCTTGATACTGAGGAAATTATTGATATAAGCCCTCTTATCAGGCAGAAATATGATTTAAAGGTAAATGACAATATTGAGAGGTTTTATGATGAGATTTCGTATGAATCCTCTCTTGAAAAAGGTATTTTTCTAATTTCATTAAAAGACAGGACAAAAAAAGAAATACGTTTAAAGCTGGAAGAAAAATTTAGAAACAAGTCAGCTATTTTACAGGCAATAGAAAAATTGGAAGAACTAGGGTATCTAAATGACCTAAATTATGCTATTTCATATATTGAAGGCAGAACTTACGGGAAAAATCGTATTTCCTACAACCTTTTTCAAAAAGGAATTGATAAAGTCACAGTTGAAAAGGCTTATCTGATTTTAGATGAGGAAAAAGAAGACAATGTCGATGACACAAAGTTAGAAAAATTGATTGAAAAAAATAGTAAAAAGATTAATATAAATAATAAGAGGGAAGAAAAAAAAGTAAAGGAAGAACAGAAACTTATACAGTACTTAGCAAGACAAGGTTTTTCCCTTGACAAAATTTTTAAAAAGCTGAAAGAATATAAAGAAAATTATGAATAA
- a CDS encoding lysophospholipid acyltransferase family protein: MRTIFYHLVLVGTFIYGSFVHIWYLIFNKGEKRYRYVCRVAKNWGKNLIWGAGSKVKVIYKNGSEEEIKKIKETKEAVILISNHQSNVDIPALLGYLPLDFSFIAKKEMKRWPAIGRWMRSFDCIFLDRKNARQGMKDMKDAISKIKKGHSYVIFPEGSRSEDGTIGEFKKGSFKLATDTDARILPITIIGTYEVQSRKSLKVTPNKNIKIIVDKPVDLKSMSREEKKEVHNIVNKIIKDNYTEEKNL; this comes from the coding sequence ATGAGAACGATATTTTACCATCTTGTGTTAGTTGGAACTTTTATTTATGGAAGTTTTGTTCATATATGGTATCTAATATTCAATAAAGGCGAAAAAAGATATAGATATGTATGCCGAGTAGCCAAAAATTGGGGGAAAAATCTGATTTGGGGAGCTGGAAGCAAAGTAAAAGTTATTTACAAAAATGGTAGTGAAGAAGAAATAAAAAAAATAAAAGAAACAAAAGAAGCTGTTATATTAATCTCAAACCATCAGAGTAATGTAGATATTCCTGCATTATTAGGATATTTGCCACTTGATTTTTCTTTCATTGCAAAAAAGGAAATGAAAAGATGGCCTGCAATTGGACGTTGGATGCGTTCCTTTGACTGTATATTTTTAGATAGAAAAAATGCACGGCAAGGAATGAAGGATATGAAAGATGCGATAAGTAAAATAAAAAAAGGGCATTCTTATGTGATTTTCCCTGAAGGAAGCAGAAGTGAAGATGGTACAATTGGTGAATTTAAAAAAGGAAGTTTTAAACTTGCAACAGATACAGATGCAAGAATTTTACCAATCACAATTATTGGAACTTATGAAGTACAAAGCCGTAAAAGTTTAAAGGTAACACCAAATAAAAATATAAAAATTATTGTGGATAAACCAGTAGATTTAAAATCTATGTCAAGAGAAGAAAAAAAGGAAGTTCACAACATTGTAAATAAAATTATAAAAGATAATTATACAGAAGAAAAAAATCTTTAG
- a CDS encoding XTP/dITP diphosphatase, translating to MKVFLATKNKGKIKDFEKLTEGMDLEVVTILDGLDIPDVVEDGETFEENSRKKAKEIADYTNIVTISDDSGLCVDALDGGPGVYSARFGGENTTDSEKNQKMLELLKDVKKENRKAHFVSVVSIAFPNGEIHSFRGEIEGEILFEARGNNGFGYNPIFYSYELGKSFGEADDEERKSVSHRARAFRKLIASGLLEEK from the coding sequence ATGAAAGTATTTTTAGCGACGAAAAATAAGGGAAAAATAAAAGATTTTGAAAAACTGACAGAAGGGATGGATTTGGAAGTTGTAACAATTTTAGACGGGCTTGATATTCCTGATGTTGTGGAGGATGGAGAAACTTTTGAGGAAAATTCACGAAAAAAGGCAAAGGAAATTGCAGATTATACAAATATTGTGACAATTTCAGATGATTCAGGACTTTGCGTAGATGCTTTAGATGGAGGGCCTGGAGTTTATTCGGCAAGATTTGGAGGAGAAAATACGACTGACAGCGAAAAGAACCAAAAAATGCTGGAACTTCTGAAGGATGTGAAAAAAGAAAATAGAAAAGCACATTTTGTATCTGTTGTAAGTATTGCCTTTCCAAATGGGGAAATTCATTCATTTCGTGGAGAAATAGAAGGAGAGATTTTGTTTGAAGCAAGAGGTAACAATGGGTTTGGCTACAATCCAATTTTTTATTCGTATGAGCTAGGAAAATCATTTGGAGAAGCAGATGACGAAGAAAGAAAAAGTGTGAGCCATCGGGCAAGAGCGTTCAGAAAACTTATTGCATCAGGACTTTTGGAAGAAAAGTAA
- the alr gene encoding alanine racemase, protein MLVNLEINRENLKRNLEKIRSINKNIVCVIKDNAYGLGIENIFPILLENNCNYFAVAYIQEAIKIGEILKNFEKEKKLNFLENRKIKIMALNYIEPKNLKYVIENNVELTIFNFSQLSDYLKILDKSFENTVLKIHIKVNSGMNRLGFNESEILELIETIKKYEMNSKNNKLEIISIFSHISDAENQIETEKQVEKYENILKIFDKNNVKYQYKHLQASPLLFKYGEKYNYDFARVGMALYGMEPLSYDVGLLNVITVKSQIINTRNVKKNDKISYGSKGIVNRDSKIGIVSIGYAHGFQKQIENSEGAYVLVNGKKAKIVGEICMDMIFIDLTDIENVEVNDEVVIIGSQRNIENGITEKITLRQVAKWTGTIQDDVLTKFSEIKKQ, encoded by the coding sequence ATGTTAGTAAATTTGGAAATAAATAGGGAAAATCTAAAAAGGAACTTAGAAAAAATACGTTCTATAAATAAAAATATCGTTTGTGTAATTAAAGATAACGCTTATGGACTAGGAATTGAAAATATTTTTCCGATATTGTTAGAAAATAATTGTAATTACTTTGCGGTGGCATATATTCAGGAAGCGATAAAAATTGGTGAAATTCTAAAAAATTTTGAAAAAGAAAAAAAATTAAACTTTTTGGAAAATAGAAAAATAAAGATAATGGCACTTAATTATATTGAGCCTAAAAATTTAAAATATGTGATAGAAAATAATGTTGAACTTACAATTTTTAATTTTTCACAATTATCAGATTACTTAAAAATTTTGGATAAATCCTTTGAAAATACAGTTTTGAAAATTCATATAAAAGTAAACAGTGGAATGAACAGGCTTGGATTCAATGAAAGCGAAATTTTGGAATTAATTGAGACAATAAAAAAATATGAAATGAATTCTAAAAATAATAAATTGGAAATAATCTCTATTTTTTCTCATATTTCAGATGCGGAAAATCAAATTGAAACTGAAAAGCAAGTTGAAAAATATGAAAATATTTTAAAGATATTTGACAAAAATAATGTAAAATACCAGTACAAACATTTGCAGGCAAGTCCGTTACTTTTTAAATACGGAGAAAAATACAATTATGATTTCGCACGTGTGGGAATGGCACTTTATGGAATGGAGCCTTTATCTTATGATGTGGGATTATTAAACGTTATAACAGTAAAGTCGCAAATTATAAACACAAGAAATGTGAAAAAAAATGATAAAATTTCCTATGGAAGTAAAGGCATTGTAAACAGAGACTCTAAAATAGGCATTGTATCAATAGGCTATGCACACGGATTTCAAAAGCAAATTGAAAATTCAGAAGGAGCATATGTTTTAGTAAATGGTAAAAAGGCAAAAATCGTTGGAGAAATTTGTATGGATATGATTTTTATTGATTTAACGGACATAGAAAATGTGGAAGTAAATGATGAAGTTGTAATTATCGGAAGTCAGAGAAATATTGAAAATGGAATTACTGAAAAAATAACATTGAGGCAAGTGGCAAAGTGGACTGGGACGATACAGGACGATGTGCTGACTAAGTTTTCGGAAATAAAAAAACAGTAG
- the pepT gene encoding peptidase T: MDLNKYETLKDRFLKYVKIETRSDEKSESIPSTPTQLEFAKMLVKELEEIGMEDVYVNENCFVNATLKSNVDRDVKTVGFIAHMDTADFNAVNVNPQIVENYDGKDIILNKEQNIVLSADEFPNLKEYVGKTVITTDGTTLLGADDKAGVVEIIEAMKYLINHPEIKHGTVKVAFGPDEEIGRGADNFNVDEFGADFAYTMDGGPVGELEYESFNAAGAVFKVKGKSVHPGTAKGKMINASLIAAKIINSFPADEVPEKTEGYEGFYFLEKIRANCEDAELSYILRDHDRQKFEEKKKFAENVAKKINEKYKKELVTLEIKDQYYNMGEIIKDHMEIVEIAKKAMENLEIEPIIKPIRGGTDGSKISFMGLPTPNIFAGGENFHGKYEFVALESMILATDVIVEIVRLNAERE, encoded by the coding sequence ATGGATTTGAACAAATATGAAACATTAAAGGATAGATTTTTGAAATATGTAAAGATTGAAACTAGATCGGATGAAAAAAGTGAGAGCATCCCATCCACACCAACACAGCTTGAATTTGCTAAAATGCTTGTAAAAGAGCTGGAAGAAATAGGGATGGAAGATGTTTATGTGAACGAAAATTGCTTTGTTAATGCAACTTTAAAAAGTAATGTTGATAGAGATGTGAAAACTGTTGGATTTATTGCACATATGGATACTGCTGATTTTAATGCAGTTAATGTAAATCCACAGATTGTCGAAAACTATGATGGGAAAGATATTATTTTGAATAAGGAACAAAATATTGTCCTATCTGCCGATGAATTTCCAAATTTGAAGGAATATGTTGGAAAAACTGTAATTACTACTGATGGAACAACTCTTTTAGGGGCTGACGACAAGGCTGGAGTTGTGGAAATTATAGAGGCTATGAAATATTTGATTAACCATCCAGAAATCAAGCACGGAACGGTAAAAGTAGCATTTGGGCCTGATGAGGAAATTGGGCGTGGAGCAGACAACTTTAATGTAGATGAATTTGGAGCGGATTTTGCCTATACAATGGATGGCGGACCAGTGGGAGAACTTGAATACGAAAGTTTTAATGCAGCTGGAGCTGTATTTAAAGTAAAAGGAAAAAGCGTTCATCCAGGAACAGCCAAAGGAAAAATGATAAATGCAAGTTTAATAGCTGCAAAAATTATAAATAGCTTTCCAGCAGATGAAGTACCTGAAAAGACAGAAGGATACGAAGGATTTTATTTTCTTGAAAAAATTCGTGCAAATTGTGAAGATGCTGAATTATCATACATTTTGAGAGACCACGACAGACAGAAGTTTGAAGAAAAAAAGAAATTTGCTGAAAATGTCGCAAAAAAAATTAATGAAAAATACAAAAAAGAATTAGTAACATTAGAAATAAAAGATCAATATTACAACATGGGAGAAATTATAAAAGATCACATGGAAATCGTAGAAATAGCTAAAAAAGCAATGGAAAACCTTGAAATAGAACCAATAATCAAGCCAATCCGTGGTGGAACAGACGGCTCAAAAATTTCATTCATGGGACTTCCAACACCAAATATTTTTGCAGGCGGAGAAAATTTCCATGGGAAATATGAATTTGTAGCACTTGAGAGTATGATTCTAGCAACTGATGTGATTGTGGAGATTGTAAGATTGAATGCTGAAAGGGAGTAA
- a CDS encoding tetratricopeptide repeat protein encodes MRKAALKTYLYEIIFILIYKLSMDIFLRVSYFVYFLLWILSVIIMIYLFPYLIIFLIGNHYLFVKLDPEKYILIVEKMYKIFKINIMKDFIKINLSVCYWLLNEKEKALKYLNEIKITRLTLPIIKYCYYRNLMEYKYFMGEKEEARKIFDENFRKSGEKLEIGIMLDYENNPQQKIIELEKLLKGKRKLYQIEIKFNLAKTYEEIGNFEKAKELYKEVAEKGNKLYMGKIAQEKILELS; translated from the coding sequence ATGCGTAAGGCGGCACTAAAAACTTATCTGTATGAAATAATTTTTATATTAATTTATAAATTAAGCATGGACATATTTTTGAGAGTGTCTTATTTTGTATATTTTTTATTATGGATATTGTCAGTAATAATAATGATATATTTATTTCCGTATTTAATAATATTTTTGATAGGAAATCATTATTTATTTGTTAAATTAGATCCTGAAAAATATATTTTAATAGTAGAAAAAATGTACAAAATTTTTAAAATTAATATTATGAAAGATTTTATCAAAATTAATTTATCAGTTTGTTATTGGTTGCTAAACGAGAAAGAAAAAGCGTTAAAGTATTTAAATGAAATAAAAATAACTAGATTAACGTTGCCAATAATAAAATATTGCTACTATAGAAATTTAATGGAATATAAATATTTTATGGGAGAAAAAGAGGAAGCAAGAAAAATATTTGACGAAAATTTTAGAAAAAGTGGAGAAAAACTTGAAATAGGGATTATGTTGGATTATGAAAATAATCCGCAACAGAAAATTATTGAATTGGAAAAGCTATTGAAAGGGAAAAGAAAATTGTACCAAATAGAGATAAAGTTCAATTTAGCTAAAACATATGAAGAAATTGGAAATTTTGAAAAAGCAAAAGAGTTATATAAAGAAGTGGCTGAAAAAGGTAATAAACTTTATATGGGGAAAATTGCACAGGAGAAAATTTTGGAACTGAGTTGA
- the guaB gene encoding IMP dehydrogenase: MSQKDKIVISEGLTFDDVLLIPQASDVVPHEVSLKTNLTKKLVLNIPILSAAMDTVTESKLAIALAREGGIGFIHKNMTIERQAEEVSKVKRYESGMITNPITLKEDAILKDANDLMKNYKVSGLPVVDNDGNLKGIITNRDLKYREDLSLKVVDIMTKDNLVTAPVGTTLEGAKSILLENRIEKLPIVEGTKLKGLITIKDIDNVINYPNAAKDEHGRLRVGAGVGVGTDTVRRVAALVEAGVDIIAVDSAHGHSKGVINKIKEIREAFPDLDIIGGNIVTPEAALDLIEAGVNAVKVGVGPGSICTTRVVSGVGVPQISAVMNIAEVCKDKGIGLIADGGIKLSGDVVKAIAAGADCVMLGGMLAGTDEAPGEEILYNGRKFKTYAGMGSLAAMKRGSSDRYFQLEAATEKLVPEGIESMVPYKGALKDTVYQICGGLRSGMGYCGTGTIKELKENGKFVKITGAGLKESHPHDVIITKEAPNYNNSNN; the protein is encoded by the coding sequence ATGAGTCAAAAAGACAAAATTGTAATTTCTGAAGGATTAACTTTTGATGATGTACTATTAATTCCACAAGCATCGGATGTGGTACCGCATGAAGTATCATTAAAAACGAATTTAACTAAAAAATTGGTACTAAATATACCAATACTAAGTGCCGCAATGGACACTGTTACAGAATCAAAACTTGCAATTGCACTTGCAAGAGAAGGTGGAATTGGATTTATTCATAAAAATATGACAATTGAAAGACAGGCTGAAGAGGTATCAAAAGTAAAAAGATACGAAAGCGGTATGATTACAAATCCGATTACATTAAAGGAAGACGCTATTTTAAAAGATGCAAATGACTTAATGAAAAATTATAAAGTTTCAGGACTTCCTGTAGTTGATAACGACGGTAATTTAAAGGGAATTATTACTAATCGTGACTTGAAATATAGAGAAGATTTATCATTAAAAGTTGTAGATATTATGACAAAAGATAACTTGGTAACTGCACCTGTTGGAACAACTCTTGAAGGTGCAAAATCTATTCTTCTGGAAAATAGAATAGAAAAATTACCAATAGTTGAAGGTACTAAATTAAAAGGTTTAATTACAATTAAAGATATTGACAATGTTATAAATTATCCTAATGCTGCAAAAGATGAACATGGTAGACTTAGAGTGGGAGCAGGAGTTGGAGTTGGAACTGATACAGTAAGAAGAGTTGCAGCTCTAGTAGAAGCTGGAGTTGATATTATTGCTGTTGATTCGGCACACGGACATTCAAAAGGAGTTATTAATAAAATAAAGGAAATTAGAGAGGCTTTCCCTGATTTAGACATAATCGGAGGAAATATCGTAACTCCAGAGGCAGCGCTTGACTTGATAGAAGCAGGAGTAAATGCAGTGAAAGTAGGAGTTGGACCAGGTTCAATCTGTACAACTAGAGTTGTTTCAGGAGTTGGAGTACCACAAATTTCGGCTGTAATGAATATTGCGGAAGTTTGTAAGGATAAAGGAATCGGACTTATTGCCGATGGTGGAATAAAATTATCTGGAGATGTTGTAAAAGCTATTGCGGCTGGAGCGGACTGTGTTATGCTAGGAGGAATGCTTGCAGGAACTGATGAAGCGCCAGGAGAAGAAATTTTGTATAATGGAAGAAAATTTAAGACTTATGCAGGGATGGGTTCACTTGCGGCTATGAAGAGAGGAAGCAGCGACAGATATTTTCAGCTTGAAGCAGCAACAGAGAAATTAGTTCCAGAAGGAATTGAATCAATGGTTCCATATAAAGGTGCGTTAAAGGATACAGTTTACCAAATTTGTGGTGGACTTCGTTCTGGAATGGGATATTGTGGAACTGGTACAATTAAGGAATTAAAAGAAAATGGAAAATTTGTAAAAATAACAGGAGCAGGACTGAAGGAAAGCCATCCACACGATGTTATTATTACAAAGGAAGCGCCAAACTACAATAATTCAAATAACTAG
- a CDS encoding viral A-type inclusion protein: MNKVKKVALLFTLVMGISVFSYSYEDYYQKVYTIKISKDDIFRVTNATNSQQKKLSKIFDEYQKKAESIEKTLVQFDGKKEKLGKIEQERYRAIAKVLTNEQFEAYNSYINSQKSSFIEKNDKVKNFIDSMNLSNEQKSRILKYERDFKREVEKLKEQRLAKDTFISKYRELKQERNEKMRTVLLDDQVKMIENF; encoded by the coding sequence ATGAATAAAGTAAAAAAAGTAGCACTTTTATTTACATTGGTAATGGGAATAAGCGTCTTTTCGTATTCCTATGAGGACTATTATCAAAAAGTTTATACTATAAAAATTTCTAAAGATGATATATTTAGGGTAACGAATGCAACAAATAGCCAGCAGAAAAAATTATCAAAAATATTTGATGAATATCAGAAAAAAGCTGAAAGTATAGAAAAAACTCTTGTACAATTTGATGGGAAAAAGGAAAAGCTTGGTAAAATCGAGCAGGAAAGATATAGAGCTATTGCAAAAGTTCTGACAAATGAACAGTTTGAAGCCTATAATTCTTATATAAATTCGCAAAAGTCATCATTTATCGAAAAAAATGATAAAGTTAAAAATTTTATTGACAGTATGAATTTATCAAATGAGCAGAAATCACGTATATTGAAATATGAAAGAGATTTTAAACGTGAAGTTGAAAAATTAAAAGAGCAAAGACTGGCAAAAGATACATTTATTTCAAAATATCGTGAATTAAAACAGGAAAGAAACGAAAAAATGAGAACAGTCTTGCTGGATGATCAAGTAAAAATGATAGAAAATTTTTAA